In a single window of the Pontibacter russatus genome:
- a CDS encoding DUF4159 domain-containing protein, whose protein sequence is MLKRHLIILLLFVTALPAAMAQQYSFKLAKLKYNGGGDWYANKTSLPNLISFCNQHLNMNIAPDEAVVEVGSPELFSYPFVHMTGHGNVTFSDAEAQNLRNYLISGGFLHIDDNYGLDKFIRKEMKKVFPEHEFVELPFDHPIYRQKFTFTNGLPKVHEHDNKPPQGFGILHEGRLVCFYTYETDLGNGWEDQEIYNDPDPIRQQALRMGANIVSYALTQAL, encoded by the coding sequence ATGCTAAAGCGCCACCTGATCATTCTCCTCCTGTTTGTAACCGCACTGCCCGCTGCCATGGCGCAGCAATACAGCTTCAAGCTCGCCAAGCTGAAGTACAACGGCGGCGGCGACTGGTACGCCAACAAGACCTCGCTGCCGAACCTCATCAGTTTCTGCAACCAGCACCTGAACATGAACATTGCTCCCGACGAGGCTGTGGTAGAGGTGGGCAGCCCCGAGCTGTTCAGCTACCCCTTCGTGCATATGACCGGCCACGGCAACGTAACCTTCTCTGACGCCGAGGCACAGAACCTGCGCAATTACCTTATCAGCGGCGGCTTCCTGCACATCGACGATAATTACGGGCTGGATAAGTTCATCCGGAAGGAGATGAAAAAGGTGTTTCCGGAACATGAGTTTGTGGAACTGCCTTTTGATCACCCGATCTACAGGCAGAAATTCACCTTCACCAACGGTCTGCCCAAGGTACACGAGCACGACAACAAGCCCCCGCAGGGTTTCGGCATTCTGCACGAGGGGCGGCTGGTGTGCTTTTATACCTATGAAACAGATTTAGGCAATGGCTGGGAAGACCAGGAGATATACAACGACCCGGATCCAATCCGGCAGCAGGCGCTCCGCATGGGCGCCAACATTGTATCCTATGCCCTTACACAGGCGCTGTGA
- a CDS encoding 16S rRNA (uracil(1498)-N(3))-methyltransferase has product MHLFYTPDVSTDFYLLSEEESKHCVRVLRLQQGDTVYLVDGSGGKYTAIIQEANPKKCRLQVIDKQIEYGKLPYSTHIAVAPTKNMDRMEWFMEKAVEIGVTEITFLLCENSERRHLKLDRLEKIAVSAMKQSQKGYLPLLHDLTPYNRFVQKTYAEHTYIAHLEEDATKSIKDYYRHGQPHCIMIGPEGDFSKGEIAAAYEAGIRPVTLGRSRLRTETAALVACHTLNVLHDIFAPL; this is encoded by the coding sequence GTGCATCTGTTTTACACACCAGACGTCTCCACTGATTTCTATCTATTGAGTGAAGAGGAATCGAAACACTGCGTACGCGTGCTGCGGCTGCAGCAAGGCGATACGGTTTACCTCGTGGACGGATCAGGAGGCAAATACACGGCCATTATTCAGGAAGCGAACCCAAAAAAGTGCCGGCTGCAGGTCATAGACAAGCAGATTGAATATGGCAAGCTGCCTTACAGCACGCACATTGCCGTGGCCCCTACCAAAAACATGGACCGCATGGAGTGGTTTATGGAGAAAGCCGTGGAAATAGGCGTGACGGAAATTACCTTCCTGCTGTGCGAGAATTCGGAGCGCCGCCACCTGAAACTCGACCGGCTGGAGAAAATTGCGGTGAGCGCCATGAAGCAGTCACAGAAAGGCTACCTGCCCCTCCTGCACGACCTGACACCGTACAACCGTTTTGTGCAGAAAACATATGCCGAGCACACCTATATCGCCCATCTTGAGGAAGATGCCACCAAAAGCATCAAAGATTACTACAGGCACGGCCAGCCGCACTGCATCATGATTGGCCCGGAGGGAGACTTTTCCAAAGGCGAGATAGCGGCGGCATACGAGGCGGGCATCAGGCCGGTTACGCTTGGGAGAAGCAGGCTGCGCACGGAGACCGCCGCACTGGTGGCCTGCCATACGCTGAATGTACTGCACGACATCTTCGCGCCGTTATAA
- a CDS encoding peptide MFS transporter, with translation MPYGAESNQLKFKHPSGLFVLFFTEMWERFSYYGMRALLVLFLTSSLLDGGWGWSNQDALQLYGLYTGLVYLTPIIGGFIADKFLGFRWAVVIGALLMTMGHASMAVETEPLFYTGLALIILGNGLFKPNISSMVGQLYVNNPDKKDAAYTIFYMGINSGAFLGILLCGYIGEKVGWSYGFGLAGIFMFFGMLQFYFAKNIFGNIGQPPSKDSDTPESRSEKIAEAKELPKHVVRDRLIVISVFAFFTIFFWMSFEQAGGSMTIFAKDYTNRVLDGSSATFFKWANSILVVVPMIILTFVLFNLFKDTFRRIGLSNLFLGTSFVIIWGIIIWMLSREFQADVAEVPASWFQILNSFFIIALAPLFSKIWESRFNPSGPVKFALGLFLLGIGFAILAYGGSSIPQGADVASVSMIWLILAYFFHTLGELCVSPVGLSYVSKLSPARFVGLMFGIWFVANFFANLLAGLTGSFIDNIVNNYSITVFFLIFTFIPFLAGVIMLALNGFLKKRMHGID, from the coding sequence ATTCCCTACGGTGCTGAATCCAACCAGTTAAAATTCAAACATCCGAGCGGCCTGTTCGTGCTTTTTTTCACAGAGATGTGGGAAAGGTTCAGCTACTATGGCATGCGGGCCCTGCTGGTGCTGTTTTTGACGTCATCGCTGCTGGATGGCGGCTGGGGGTGGAGCAATCAGGATGCCCTGCAGCTGTATGGCCTCTATACCGGTCTGGTGTATCTGACCCCCATCATCGGCGGTTTTATAGCGGATAAGTTCCTTGGTTTCAGATGGGCCGTTGTGATTGGTGCTTTGTTGATGACCATGGGGCATGCGAGTATGGCTGTGGAGACCGAACCTCTCTTTTATACCGGCCTTGCCCTTATCATTTTGGGTAACGGGTTGTTCAAGCCCAATATTTCATCGATGGTGGGACAGCTCTATGTAAATAACCCTGATAAAAAGGACGCTGCCTACACTATCTTTTATATGGGCATCAATTCAGGGGCATTCCTGGGCATCCTGCTGTGCGGCTATATCGGAGAGAAGGTGGGCTGGAGCTACGGTTTTGGCCTGGCGGGCATCTTCATGTTTTTCGGGATGCTGCAGTTTTACTTTGCCAAGAATATTTTCGGTAACATCGGTCAGCCGCCCTCAAAGGACAGCGACACTCCTGAGTCCCGCTCCGAGAAAATAGCAGAGGCCAAAGAACTCCCGAAACATGTGGTGCGGGACCGCCTCATCGTGATCTCCGTTTTTGCCTTTTTCACCATCTTTTTCTGGATGTCTTTTGAGCAGGCGGGAGGCTCCATGACCATTTTTGCAAAGGATTACACCAACCGTGTACTGGATGGCAGCAGTGCCACCTTCTTTAAATGGGCCAACAGCATACTGGTTGTCGTGCCCATGATCATCCTGACCTTTGTGCTCTTCAACCTTTTCAAAGACACCTTCAGGCGCATAGGGCTGTCTAACCTGTTTTTAGGGACGAGCTTTGTTATTATATGGGGTATCATTATCTGGATGCTGAGCAGGGAGTTCCAGGCAGATGTAGCCGAGGTTCCCGCATCGTGGTTCCAGATTCTGAACTCGTTTTTTATTATTGCCCTTGCCCCATTGTTTTCCAAGATATGGGAAAGCAGGTTTAACCCTTCCGGGCCGGTGAAGTTCGCCCTCGGGTTGTTTTTGCTGGGCATAGGGTTCGCGATACTGGCGTATGGCGGCAGCAGCATTCCGCAAGGCGCAGATGTTGCGTCAGTGAGCATGATCTGGCTCATTCTGGCTTATTTCTTCCATACGCTCGGGGAGCTTTGCGTTTCGCCTGTTGGCCTGTCATATGTAAGCAAACTCTCGCCTGCCCGTTTTGTGGGGCTGATGTTTGGTATATGGTTTGTGGCCAACTTCTTCGCCAACCTGCTGGCAGGTTTAACCGGCAGCTTCATCGACAACATCGTGAACAACTACTCCATAACAGTCTTTTTCCTGATATTCACGTTCATACCTTTCCTGGCTGGCGTCATCATGCTGGCGCTGAACGGTTTCCTGAAGAAAAGAATGCACGGTATCGACTAA
- the groL gene encoding chaperonin GroEL (60 kDa chaperone family; promotes refolding of misfolded polypeptides especially under stressful conditions; forms two stacked rings of heptamers to form a barrel-shaped 14mer; ends can be capped by GroES; misfolded proteins enter the barrel where they are refolded when GroES binds), with the protein MAKNITFDTDARTKIKSGVDKLANAVKVTLGPKGRNVIIDKKFGAPTITKDGVSVAKEIELKDAIENMGAQLLKEIASKTADQAGDGTTTATVLAQAIYTAGIKNVAAGANPMDLKRGIDKAVHAVVENLRSQSKKIENSSEISQVGTISANNDPEIGKMIADAMDKVGKDGVITVEEAKGTETEVKTVEGMQFDRGYLSPYFVTNPEKMEAEFDNPYILIYDKKVSTMKELLPVLEQVVQTGKGLVIVSEDVDGEALATLVVNKLRGSLKIAAVKAPGFGDRRKAMLEDIAILTGGTVISEERGYKLENATIEYLGQAEKVIIDKDNTTIVNGGGQKDDIVARVNQIKSQMETTTSDYDREKLQERLAKLSGGVAILYIGASTEVEMKEKKDRVDDALHATRAAVEEGIVAGGGVALIRAIDALNNVDVYNADEQTGVQIIKTALESPLRTIVYNAGGEGSVVVQAVREGKADYGYNARDDKYENMFAAGIIDPTKVTRLALENAASIAGLLLTTECVVSEEPEEDKGAPAMPGGMGGMGGMM; encoded by the coding sequence ATGGCTAAGAACATCACATTTGATACAGACGCCCGCACCAAGATTAAGTCCGGCGTTGACAAATTGGCGAATGCAGTAAAAGTGACACTGGGCCCTAAAGGGCGCAACGTTATCATCGATAAGAAATTCGGTGCCCCTACCATCACCAAAGACGGTGTTTCGGTGGCGAAAGAAATCGAGCTGAAAGACGCGATCGAGAACATGGGAGCCCAGCTCCTGAAAGAGATTGCCTCTAAGACCGCTGACCAGGCTGGTGACGGTACCACGACAGCCACTGTGCTGGCGCAGGCCATATACACTGCCGGTATCAAGAACGTGGCGGCCGGAGCCAACCCGATGGACCTGAAGCGCGGTATCGACAAAGCCGTGCATGCGGTGGTGGAGAACCTGCGTTCGCAGTCCAAGAAAATCGAGAACTCCTCTGAGATTTCCCAGGTAGGAACCATCTCTGCCAACAACGACCCTGAAATCGGTAAAATGATTGCCGACGCGATGGACAAAGTGGGCAAGGACGGCGTGATTACCGTGGAAGAGGCCAAAGGCACTGAGACCGAGGTGAAGACAGTGGAAGGGATGCAGTTTGACCGCGGCTACCTTTCTCCGTACTTCGTGACCAACCCGGAGAAAATGGAGGCCGAGTTTGACAACCCGTACATCCTGATCTACGACAAGAAAGTATCTACCATGAAAGAACTGCTTCCGGTGCTGGAGCAGGTGGTGCAGACAGGCAAAGGCCTGGTGATTGTGTCGGAGGATGTGGACGGCGAGGCGCTTGCCACCCTGGTAGTGAACAAGCTGCGTGGTTCCCTGAAAATTGCCGCTGTGAAGGCCCCCGGCTTCGGCGACAGAAGAAAAGCCATGCTCGAGGATATAGCCATCCTGACAGGCGGTACCGTGATTTCGGAAGAGCGCGGTTACAAGCTGGAAAACGCAACCATCGAATACCTTGGCCAGGCCGAGAAAGTGATCATCGACAAAGACAACACCACCATCGTGAACGGTGGCGGCCAGAAAGATGACATCGTGGCACGCGTGAACCAGATCAAGTCTCAGATGGAGACAACCACTTCTGACTATGACCGTGAGAAACTGCAGGAGCGTCTGGCAAAATTATCAGGTGGTGTGGCTATCCTTTATATCGGTGCTTCTACTGAGGTAGAGATGAAAGAGAAGAAAGACCGCGTGGACGATGCCTTGCACGCAACGCGCGCTGCCGTGGAGGAAGGTATCGTGGCCGGTGGCGGCGTTGCCCTCATCCGTGCAATTGATGCCCTGAACAACGTGGACGTATATAACGCTGACGAGCAGACAGGCGTGCAGATCATCAAGACTGCCCTGGAGTCTCCACTCAGAACGATCGTTTATAACGCAGGTGGCGAAGGCTCAGTAGTGGTGCAGGCTGTGCGCGAAGGCAAGGCTGACTATGGCTACAACGCCCGCGACGATAAGTACGAGAACATGTTTGCGGCGGGTATCATCGACCCAACCAAGGTAACTCGTCTTGCGCTGGAGAACGCTGCTTCCATTGCTGGTCTGCTGTTGACTACCGAGTGCGTAGTTTCTGAGGAGCCAGAGGAAGACAAAGGCGCTCCGGCTATGCCAGGCGGCATGGGCGGCATGGGCGGCATGATGTAA
- the groES gene encoding co-chaperone GroES — MSISIKPLADRVIVAPAAAEEKTKSGIIIPDTAKEKPQRGEVVAVGEGKTSEQGSLIKPQVQVGDQVLYGKYAGTEISVDGSDYLIMRESDILAIL; from the coding sequence ATGTCAATCAGCATCAAACCATTAGCAGACAGAGTAATTGTGGCTCCTGCTGCAGCAGAGGAAAAGACGAAGTCAGGTATCATCATTCCTGACACTGCTAAAGAGAAGCCTCAGCGCGGAGAAGTAGTAGCCGTTGGCGAGGGTAAAACCTCTGAGCAGGGATCGCTCATCAAGCCCCAGGTACAGGTGGGCGACCAGGTGTTGTATGGCAAGTATGCCGGCACTGAGATCTCTGTGGACGGTAGCGACTACCTGATCATGCGCGAGTCTGACATCCTGGCTATCCTATAA
- the secG gene encoding preprotein translocase subunit SecG, with product MYIALISIIIFVCVLLVLVVLAQNPKGGGLSSQFGGSTSQLMGVKRTGDLLEKLTWGFAIALVVLTLGTHMMGTSGSDTGVIRSVNEERARQSQLPAAPGTLPGVTNDTTAAIPDAAAIPEMIDTAAE from the coding sequence ATGTATATCGCCCTTATCAGTATCATTATCTTTGTTTGCGTACTGCTGGTTTTAGTGGTACTCGCCCAGAACCCCAAGGGAGGCGGGCTTTCCAGCCAGTTTGGCGGCAGCACCAGCCAGCTGATGGGCGTGAAGCGCACCGGCGACCTGCTCGAGAAACTGACCTGGGGTTTTGCCATTGCCCTGGTAGTCCTGACACTGGGTACACATATGATGGGAACCTCGGGCAGTGACACGGGCGTTATCCGCAGTGTGAACGAGGAGCGGGCGCGACAGTCGCAGCTTCCGGCGGCCCCCGGCACCCTGCCCGGCGTAACAAATGACACTACTGCCGCCATCCCGGATGCAGCAGCCATACCTGAGATGATAGACACAGCCGCTGAGTAG
- a CDS encoding LptE family protein, with product MTLKINLPALRSYIGILLLAACSGCGLYSFTGTTISPDIKSISIQNFENSSGEGPANLTQIVTNSFTDYYRRNTNLAVMQSEGDLQLEGQIVSFTYTPAAIQREGQQDIAGLNRLTLTVQVRFTNTKQPEKDFDRAFTISQDFPQTLDITQLSNVQIEQLTERLVTDVFNKTVADW from the coding sequence ATGACATTGAAGATTAACCTGCCCGCGCTGCGCAGCTATATAGGCATACTGCTGCTGGCCGCGTGCAGCGGCTGTGGCCTCTATTCCTTTACCGGCACCACCATCTCCCCCGACATCAAGAGCATCTCCATCCAAAACTTCGAGAACAGCTCCGGGGAGGGCCCGGCCAACCTCACGCAGATCGTGACAAACAGCTTCACGGATTATTACCGGCGGAACACCAACCTGGCGGTGATGCAGAGCGAGGGAGACTTGCAATTGGAAGGGCAGATCGTTAGCTTTACCTACACCCCCGCCGCCATCCAGCGCGAGGGCCAGCAGGACATCGCCGGGCTGAACCGCCTGACGCTGACGGTGCAGGTCCGCTTCACGAACACGAAGCAGCCGGAGAAGGACTTCGACCGGGCCTTTACCATCTCGCAGGACTTTCCGCAGACGCTGGACATCACGCAGCTGTCGAACGTGCAGATTGAGCAGCTGACGGAGCGGCTGGTAACGGACGTGTTCAACAAGACGGTGGCGGATTGGTAA
- a CDS encoding sigma-54 interaction domain-containing protein, which translates to MHHIDIQSIKQRFGIIGNSPLLNYAIQVAVQVAPTDMTVLITGESGSGKESFSKIIHHLSPRKHGQFIAINCGAIPEGTIDSELFGHEKGSFTGAQEARKGYFEVTDGGTIFLDEIGEMPLGTQARLLRVLENGEFIKVGSSKVQKTDVRVVAATNVNLLNAVEKGRFREDLYYRLNTVPITVPPLRERGEDIYLLFRKFASDFSEKYKVKPITLTPDAVQELLSFRFPGNIRQLKNMVEQLSVLEYDREVDGNKLRQYLPKEQISNLPAVLAKEQGGDHNFSERDLLYKVLFDMRRDVSELKKLVFEMITHQPNDQELLKEHSHLFDSIEQQPYNSSSRNYQQPDPKHKEPYYLPVNQAQVQDYEDQKVEDIQHEYEEESLSLEDKEKELILKALKKHKNKRKYAAQDLGISERTLYRKLKQYDIED; encoded by the coding sequence ATGCATCATATAGATATACAAAGCATCAAGCAGCGCTTCGGCATTATCGGCAACTCGCCCCTGCTCAACTACGCCATCCAGGTGGCGGTGCAGGTGGCCCCTACCGACATGACGGTGCTGATAACGGGCGAAAGTGGCAGCGGGAAAGAGTCTTTCTCCAAAATCATACACCACCTGAGCCCGCGCAAGCACGGCCAGTTCATCGCCATCAACTGCGGGGCCATACCGGAGGGCACCATCGACTCAGAGCTCTTCGGGCATGAGAAAGGCTCTTTTACCGGTGCGCAGGAGGCCCGCAAAGGCTACTTCGAGGTGACGGACGGCGGCACCATTTTCCTGGATGAGATCGGAGAGATGCCGCTTGGCACACAGGCGCGGCTCCTCCGCGTGCTGGAGAACGGCGAGTTCATCAAAGTAGGCTCTTCCAAGGTGCAGAAGACGGACGTGCGGGTGGTGGCCGCCACCAACGTTAACCTGCTGAATGCCGTGGAGAAAGGGAGGTTCCGGGAAGACCTCTACTACCGCCTCAACACTGTGCCCATTACGGTTCCACCGCTTCGTGAACGCGGGGAAGATATCTATCTGCTTTTCAGAAAGTTTGCCTCAGACTTCTCTGAGAAATACAAGGTGAAGCCCATCACCCTGACGCCTGATGCGGTGCAGGAACTGCTGAGCTTCCGCTTCCCGGGCAACATCCGCCAACTCAAAAACATGGTGGAGCAGCTGTCGGTGCTGGAGTATGACCGGGAGGTGGACGGCAACAAGCTGCGCCAGTACCTGCCTAAAGAGCAGATAAGCAACCTGCCGGCGGTGCTGGCAAAAGAGCAGGGCGGCGACCACAACTTCTCGGAGCGGGATCTGCTCTATAAAGTCCTCTTCGATATGCGCCGCGACGTGTCAGAGCTGAAGAAGCTGGTGTTCGAGATGATCACGCACCAGCCCAACGACCAGGAACTGCTGAAAGAGCACAGCCACCTGTTCGACAGCATAGAGCAGCAGCCATATAACAGCAGCAGTCGCAATTACCAGCAGCCGGATCCAAAACACAAGGAGCCCTATTACCTGCCCGTTAACCAGGCACAGGTACAGGACTACGAGGACCAGAAAGTGGAGGACATCCAGCACGAGTACGAAGAAGAGAGCCTGTCGCTGGAGGACAAGGAGAAAGAGCTCATTCTGAAGGCGCTGAAAAAACACAAAAACAAGAGGAAGTATGCCGCACAGGACCTGGGCATCTCCGAACGCACCCTTTACCGCAAACTGAAACAGTATGACATTGAAGATTAA
- the miaB gene encoding tRNA (N6-isopentenyl adenosine(37)-C2)-methylthiotransferase MiaB encodes MDPIVDIDFIDNRTPEQAAACDTHITQESNTGKSRKLYIESYGCAMNFSDSEIVSSIMFGQGFDTTSDIAQADLVFLNTCSIREKAEQTVRNRLGQINHFKKKKPGLMVGVLGCMAERLKKSLLEEEKIVDLVVGPDAYRDLPNLISEVDGGQKAVNVLLSREETYADINPIRLNSNGVSAYISIMRGCDNMCSFCVVPFTRGRERSREPYSIVREAQALVDQGYKEVTLLGQNVDSYKWASEDGTETVNFAQLLEKVALPSPALRVRFSTSHPKDITDEVLYTMKKHDNICKYIHLPAQSGNSRVLELMNRTYDREWYINRVDAIRRILGEDCGISSDMIAGFCSETEEEHQDTLSLMDYVQYDYSYMFFYSERPGTLAARKLADDIPLEVKKRRLDEIINKQRETSLARNKRDIGRVHKVLVEGPSKKSDEQLSGRNDQNKVVIFDRKHYQKGDYVNVFVHDCSVGTLFGEAVG; translated from the coding sequence ATGGATCCGATAGTTGACATAGATTTTATAGACAACCGCACACCAGAGCAGGCCGCCGCGTGCGACACCCACATCACACAGGAATCAAACACAGGAAAATCGCGCAAGCTATATATAGAGAGCTATGGCTGCGCCATGAATTTCTCTGACAGCGAGATTGTCTCGTCCATCATGTTCGGGCAGGGCTTCGACACCACCTCCGACATCGCCCAGGCCGACCTCGTGTTCCTGAACACCTGCTCTATCCGGGAGAAAGCGGAGCAGACGGTGCGCAACCGTTTGGGCCAGATCAATCATTTCAAAAAGAAGAAACCCGGCCTGATGGTGGGTGTGTTGGGCTGCATGGCCGAGCGCCTGAAAAAATCGCTGCTGGAGGAGGAAAAGATCGTGGACCTGGTAGTGGGGCCGGATGCGTACCGCGACCTGCCGAACCTGATCAGCGAAGTGGACGGCGGCCAGAAAGCCGTGAACGTGCTGCTCTCGCGCGAGGAAACCTATGCCGACATCAACCCCATCCGCCTCAACAGCAACGGCGTGAGCGCCTATATCTCCATCATGCGGGGCTGCGACAATATGTGCTCGTTCTGTGTGGTGCCGTTTACCCGTGGCCGCGAGCGCAGCCGCGAACCATACTCTATCGTGCGGGAGGCGCAGGCGCTGGTGGATCAGGGATATAAAGAAGTGACGCTGCTGGGCCAGAACGTGGACTCCTATAAATGGGCTTCCGAGGACGGCACAGAGACCGTGAACTTTGCCCAACTGCTGGAGAAAGTGGCGCTGCCGAGCCCTGCATTGCGTGTGCGTTTCTCCACCTCCCACCCCAAAGACATCACGGACGAGGTGCTGTACACCATGAAAAAGCACGACAACATCTGCAAGTATATACACCTGCCCGCTCAAAGCGGCAACTCCCGCGTGCTGGAGCTGATGAACCGCACTTACGACCGCGAATGGTACATCAACCGCGTGGACGCCATCCGCCGGATTCTGGGGGAGGATTGCGGCATCTCCTCCGATATGATTGCCGGCTTCTGCTCCGAAACAGAGGAAGAGCACCAGGATACGCTGAGCCTGATGGATTATGTGCAGTACGATTACTCTTATATGTTCTTTTACTCTGAGCGGCCGGGCACTTTGGCGGCGCGGAAGCTGGCGGACGATATCCCGCTGGAGGTGAAGAAGCGCCGGCTGGACGAAATCATCAACAAGCAGCGCGAAACCTCCCTTGCCCGCAACAAGCGCGACATTGGCCGGGTGCACAAGGTGCTGGTGGAAGGACCTTCTAAAAAATCGGACGAGCAGTTGAGCGGCCGCAATGACCAGAACAAAGTGGTCATCTTTGACAGAAAGCACTACCAGAAAGGCGACTACGTGAACGTTTTTGTACATGACTGCAGCGTCGGCACCCTGTTCGGGGAGGCGGTAGGTTAA
- a CDS encoding anthranilate synthase component I family protein — translation MFTTAIKASDLPMSLEDFLLKALAWADHYPHVAYYYPNNIPYPHQGFAHLLAVSSGPALAMDMDDAFGSLRSQLQQEHPLLCGFMTYDLKNQIEKLHSRNPGYIGFPLLHFFGPELYIYFHNDSLSIFSSENNADNIISAILHTAVPRAASLPQVRVRNRVEKGAYIANVERIRQRILEGDVYELNYCMEFYAEDTVIQPLPLYLALTEASPTPFSGYLKCEDKYLLCASPERFLKKEGQQLISQPIKGTIRRGATPQEDAQLQHQLRHDEKELAENMMIVDLVRNDLSRSCATGTVRVAEMFGIYGFRQVSQMISSVVGELRPDKDLVDALTGAFPMGSMTGAPKISAMQLIEELEATRRGLYAGSMGYITPDNNCDFNVVIRSIQYNASSRYLSYMVGSAITYDSDPEQEYEECLLKAQAILQVLGQA, via the coding sequence ATGTTTACTACAGCTATCAAGGCTTCCGACCTGCCCATGTCGCTCGAAGATTTCCTGCTGAAAGCGCTTGCCTGGGCTGATCACTATCCGCATGTCGCCTACTATTACCCGAACAATATCCCCTATCCGCACCAGGGCTTTGCGCACCTGCTGGCCGTCTCCTCCGGCCCGGCCCTGGCGATGGACATGGATGACGCCTTCGGGAGCCTGCGGAGCCAGCTGCAACAGGAACACCCGCTACTATGTGGCTTCATGACCTATGATTTGAAGAACCAGATCGAGAAACTGCACAGCCGCAACCCGGGTTACATCGGCTTCCCGCTGCTCCATTTTTTTGGCCCTGAGTTATATATATACTTTCATAATGATTCGCTATCTATATTCAGCTCAGAGAATAATGCGGACAATATAATTTCTGCTATCTTACATACTGCTGTGCCCCGCGCCGCTTCTTTGCCCCAGGTGCGGGTGAGGAATCGGGTGGAGAAAGGTGCCTATATAGCCAACGTAGAGCGCATCCGGCAGCGTATCCTGGAGGGCGATGTATATGAACTGAACTACTGCATGGAGTTTTACGCCGAGGATACAGTCATTCAGCCATTGCCCCTGTACCTGGCCTTGACGGAGGCATCCCCCACCCCTTTTTCCGGCTACCTGAAGTGCGAAGACAAGTACCTGCTGTGCGCATCGCCGGAGCGCTTCCTGAAGAAAGAGGGGCAGCAGTTAATCTCCCAGCCTATCAAGGGCACCATCCGGCGCGGAGCCACGCCGCAGGAAGACGCGCAACTGCAGCACCAGCTGCGACACGACGAGAAAGAACTGGCCGAGAACATGATGATCGTGGACCTGGTGCGGAACGACCTGAGCCGCTCCTGCGCCACCGGAACCGTGCGTGTGGCGGAAATGTTCGGCATCTATGGCTTTAGGCAGGTGTCGCAGATGATCTCCTCAGTGGTGGGCGAATTGCGGCCAGACAAAGACTTGGTGGATGCACTGACAGGCGCTTTCCCGATGGGCAGCATGACGGGCGCCCCCAAGATCAGCGCAATGCAACTAATTGAGGAGCTGGAGGCAACGCGGCGCGGCTTATATGCTGGCTCCATGGGCTATATAACACCAGACAACAACTGCGACTTTAACGTGGTGATCCGGAGCATCCAGTACAACGCCAGCTCCCGCTACCTCTCCTATATGGTCGGCAGCGCCATCACCTACGACTCCGACCCGGAGCAGGAGTACGAAGAATGCCTCCTGAAGGCGCAGGCGATCCTGCAGGTGCTTGGTCAAGCCTAA